The Mucilaginibacter rubeus genomic interval TCATCAGACAGGATCGACTTTAAGCGCCCTATTCCCGCAGGCACCATTATTGAACTGGTTGGCAACATATCGCACATAGGCAACACCAGCCTTAAAGTTTCGGTTGAAATTTTTATTGAAGAAATGTATTCCTTCGTACGCGAAAAGGCCATCACCGGCACATTCACCTTTGTGGCCATTGATGAGCACAAACACCCGATAAACGTTTTGTAAGCAATTTGAAGCATAAAGCTCAAAGCCGAAAGCGAAAAAAAAAGAAAAAAAGCTTTCAGCATTCGGCTTTAGGCTTTAAGCTTCTTAATGAAGTTTCTTGCGCTTCAATAAGCCACCCGTAGTGTCATCAATACTTTGTTGGACTATGAACGCTTTGGGATCAATGCGGAGAATAGTTTGTTTTAGGGACGGGATCTCCAAACGAGTTGCTACTGTGAAAACGATATCGCGGGGATCATTAACATGACCATCCTTGCCGTAACCGCTTTTGCCCTGGTATATGGTAACTCCACGACCAAGGGTAACGGTGATAGCCCTGCGGATAGCATCACTCTTAGTGGATATCACGGTAATACCTGAATATTGTTCTATACCATTCAATAAAAAGTCAATCATTTTAGCGGCGGCCATGTAGGTTAATATCGAATACATGGCAGGTTCTACCCCCAGTACCGACGCGGCAATTCCAAATATCAAAACGTTAAGCAACAGGATAAAGTCGCTCACTTTAAGTAGCTGTGTTTTTTTACTCACCAGTACCGCGGCTATTTCGGTACCGTCAAGGACTGCTCCCCCGCGCATGGCCAAACCGCTGCCCATGCCAATAAATACACCACCAAATACGGCGGTAAGTAACTTATCATGGGTTACATCCGGAAACTTAACTACAGCGAGGCATAAGGAAAGTAATGCTATAGCTATGGTACTTTTTATAGCAAACCAAAGACCGAGCTTCCGGTAGCCAAGCCACAGAAACGGGACATTGATAACAAAGATCAATATAGATATGGGCAAAAAGGTAATATCTGATATCAGCATGGAAACGCCGGTAGCACCGCCGTCAATAAAATGGCTTGATAACAAAAAGCCTTTTAATCCAAACGCTGCCGATAAAATCCCGATACCAATATTAGCCGAATCCCTGATGATGTTGATTACCTTCATGCCCAAATATACTTTTTTGAGGCTAAAGGCGGGCATTGAAGGATGAAATAGCTAAGACCAATCAGTCTAAATTATTAACAATAGTGTTTAATTAGCAATTAAACGATCAATGATAGATTGTGTTCTTTTAATAGGTCTCCAATACCAATGAGTGAACCATGATGATTTTCACAAAGTAGCCACTTGTAATCTTTGTCTATTATATAATACTCAAAGCCAAAACACTCATTTAAAATGTTACATATATAATTAGGATCAACATCATAAATCGGATAAAATGGTTCCTGATCATCTTCAATCATTAGCCATACCTTTCGGGTTAGATCTGGAATAATTTCTGAAAAGCTATTGGGAGGGTAATCCAACCTTTTAAAACTGAAAGAAGATTTAAAAGCTTCCCACCACCATCTCCTATCATTACCTTTAACAAAAAAGGCAAGTAACTCAAAATATAGCAGACTGTTATATTGAGGGTCAATTTTTGATATAATACTCTTATCAAGCTTTAACTCGGCTATTGCAGCTTCTATTTCTATTGTTACCTCGCCCATTTTATTACCTCACCACCACCTGTATCGTATTCCTGCTGATCTGCTCCAGTAAAACTGTTTTGCCTTCGGTTAATTCTTTAATGGCATTTACACCATCATGGCGTACAGTAATAAGTGTTAAGCCATTATTGTACTTCACCTTAAAATCCTGTTTAAGGCCTGTTAACAGTTTTTCAAAACGCTCCTCATTCAGGTCGAAACAAACAGAAAAACTTAGTGCCGAAGTCTGCATAACATTCACTTTGATGTTGTTTTGTGCAAACAGGCGAAACACGTCACTCAGGTGATCTTCGGTAATAAATGAATAATCCTTACCCGATACCGATAGCAGTATCTGGTTTTGCTTCAGGATGATTACCGGCTTGGTAAATTGGTTATGTCCGTCTTCTTTAATTACGGTACCTGATGCCGAAGGATTAGTAAATGGCTTTACCAATAGCGGGATTTTAGCGTTCTGTAAAGGTTTAATGGTTTTAGGGTGGATAACACTTGCCCCGTAATAGGTCATCTCGATGGCTTCTGTATAAGATAACTCTTCAAACTTAACAGTATCGGTAAAGTATCGCGGATCAGCATTCAGTATGCCAGGAACATCTTTCCATGCAGTTACCGATTCGGCGCTCAAACAGGCGGCAAATATTGAAGCCGTATAATCCGAACCTTCACGGCCAAGCGTGGTTGTGAAATTTTCAGATGTACCGCCCAGGAAACCCTGAGTTACAACGATACTCTTTTCGAGCAATCCCGGAAGATCCTTGCTGATACTTGCTTTGGTTTTCTCCCACTCAACAATGCCCTCACGGTAAGTATTATCGGTATGTACATACCCACGAACATCAAGCCATTTGCTTTTCAGGCCGGCCTGGTTTAAATAAGCGTTAACAATCCGGGTTGATACCAATTCTCCAATAGATACGATCTGATCATATACAAAATCGTAGCTATCATGAGGTTCATCTTCAATAGCCCAGTCAATCTCCACAAAGGTATTGGCTACTTCATCAAATACCGGGTGGCGAGGCTCAAACAATCCGCCCAGGATGTTATAATGATACTCCTTGATCTCGTTAAAGATATCGTGCATATCATCGGCCTGATCCATATAAGCCTTGGTAAGCTTTTCGAGCGCGTTGGTAGTTTTGCCCATGGCCGATACCACGATAAGCAATTGTTTGTCTGTATATTGTTTTACAACATTAGCAAGGTTGATAACACCTGCAGCATCCTTAACCGATGCCCCTCCGAATTTAAAAACAAGCATTTATTTGATGAATTGACTTACAACCGTATTAGGCTGTAGTAATGATTTGATCTGTGTATAAGGAATAAATAATTCGGTGATACCGGCCGCATAAGGCTTTATCTCGTACTGGTTATACAAAAACTTGATACCAAAAGGCGTGATGGAAAAATTTTCATTCAGCGCGAATTTATCATCTTTGAAAAAATAGTTATCCTTCAGTGATGCGGTGTCGCTTAGTTTTTCATTTTTCCTGAAAATCTTTTCGGCTACTGTTGTTAATTTATCATGATAACCACTGATAAAAACATCATCAAGTTTCAGGTTTTTACCGGCTTTAGTATCCCAGTTAATAAATCCGGTAAATGAGCCGCCATGCGCGCCGCCCTGATAGCTATAACCACTCACTTGAAGTGCAGCGAGACTCGAATCCTGGTGGATAACTTTAACAGAATCATCCAGCGTAAAAAACATACCGGTACGCGGGTCTGTCTTTTTAAAATCATCGTATGACTTCAGGAAGTTTTTGGTCATCAGTTCCAGGCTGCTATCGGCTTTACCGTCCATCGCAAACATCACGGTTAGTTTGTTTACTATGGTATCATTTAAAGCTTTGGCGCTATCAAAAACCGGGTAGTTGACCTTTACTACCGTGCAGGCGCTATCTGCTTTAGTGCCGCAATCTGCAGCCCGTGCTTTTATTACTTTATAAACATAGTGCAGTGTATCAACCGGTTTTTCCGGTGTTTTTTTAGGTACTCCCCATTGGCACGATGACAGCCCCAGGGCAATAAAAAACAACAGGCACAGATTTTTCATAGGTATAGTTTTTAGTAGTTTAATAACTGCTCTCTTGAAAGAGACGCATTTAACCAACCCGCTTCAATATTCGCGCCGTATTTGTTGTAAAAGTTAATGGCTGGTTCATTCCAGTCCAACACCTGCCAAACCATTCCGCTGAAGCCACGCTCCTTGGCCTCCTGGATCAACCTGTCGAAAAGCATTTTACCAATCTTTTTACCGCGCATATCTTCGGTCACAATCAGGTCTTCCAGGTACATGCGACTACCTTTCCAGGTAGAGTAGCGGACATAGTATACAGCAAAGCCAACAACAATGCCATCAACTTCGGCAACAAAGGCCTTCCAAACAGGGTTAGGGCCAAAGCCGGCGTCTTCAAAGTGCTGTAAGGTAACCGTAACCTCTTCAGGTGCTTTTTCATACAGGGCCAGTTCATGAACCAGCTCCATCAAACGCGGACAATCTGCCTGAATAGCTTCCCTTATGATTACTTCCCCCGCTCCCTGAAGAGGGTGACTTTCAATTTTATTTTCTGTATTGCTCATTTTTATTGTTTCGCAGTTACCCAAAAACCATGTCATTGCGAGGAGGAGCGACAAAGCAACCACATACTACGCAGAGCGGCCATGCCTCCGTGCGATTGCCACGCTGCGCTCGCAATGACATCGGACGTTCAATCAATTATTTTTCCAATGCTTGATCACGCGGCCGCCAAATATGGTGCTGCCTAACCTTACCATATTGCTCCCCTGCTCAATGGCCAGTTTATAATCTGACGACATACCCATCGACAGGATATCAAAGCTTTCCTCTTTCCGGAAGTAGCTCAGTTTTATGCCTTCAAAAAAAGTATTCAGTTCGTAATACTCTTCCTTGATCTGTTTTTCGTTGTCGGTATTGGTGGCAATGCCCATCAATCCGCGGATCCGGATATTTTTCAGCGTAGCATACTCTTCTGAGCGAAGTAGTTCAATAGCCTCGTCAAAACCCAGTCCGTATTTGGTTTCTTCGTCTGCAATATAAATCTGCAGCAGGCAATCAATCACCCGTCCGGCTTTTTCAGCATGCTTGTTGATCTCCTGCAAAAGCTTGAGGCTATCAACAGATTGGATCATGCTTACAAAGGGCGCGATATATTTTACCTTGTTAGTTTGCAGGTGCCCTATTAAATGCCACTCAATATCTTTGGGAAGCTGATCGTATTTTTCAATCATTTCCTGCACCAAATTTTCGCCAAACAACCGCTGACCGGCATCATAAGCTTCCTGTATATCGGTTACCGGTTTTGTTTTTGATACCGCCAATAATATTACCTTATCTGCTTCCGTTTCCTTTTTTAAGCTTTTGATGTTATCTGCAATGCTCATTTATCCGTAAATTTGCTTAATTAATCAGCCGCTAAATTACTGAATGCATAAATATATAACCTTGTTTTTTTCTGCAGCACTTTTTTTATGTGCCTGCAATGGCAAAAGTGTTCCCGGCGATGTGCTTAAACCGGCAGCAATGGCCGAAGTTTTGACCGAGATGCACATTATTGATGGCACCCTGTACAATGCCACTCAAGTGCCGGATAGTTTGTACAAATACGGTGCGGGTAAATACGTTGCCATGTTTCAGCGCCTGCATACCGATACCGCTCATTTTAACAAAAGCATGCGGTATTACGCCACGCAGCCCGATAAGCTACTGGCCATTTATGACCAGGTGGATATCAAAATTAAAAACAAAACCGATTCGCTTAACAAAGTGCAGCTTGAACAAAGCAAAGCCGCTCACAGGGCCGATTCGTTAAAAAACTTAAATATTAAAACTAAAACCGACTCGGCAAAGAAGCCTGTGCCTCATGAAAACCCGGCAGCCCGCAGAGCCGATTCATTAGAAAATTTAAAAACTAAACCCAAAACCGATCCGGCTAAAAAACTTGACCTTCGCAAAAGAAAGGCAAAACACATAGCCGATTCGTTAAGAAATTTAAAGTCATAACCTGATGCTTTACCCCCAAAACAGTGTAGATAAGCTGGGTTTTACCGAAATAAAAGAACTGATAAAAGCACATTGCCTGAGCGAAATGGGTCAACAAATGGTTGACAAGATCCAGGTGATGAGCAATTATGACCAGATACATAAATTCCTGAGCCAGGCAAATGAGTTTAAGAATATCCTGGTTAATGATGAGGCCCTGCCCATTCAGCATTTTTTCGACATAAAAACCCTTGCCAATAAAGCCCGCATAGAGGGCGTTTTTTTAACCGAGGAAGAATTTTAC includes:
- a CDS encoding YggS family pyridoxal phosphate-dependent enzyme — its product is MSIADNIKSLKKETEADKVILLAVSKTKPVTDIQEAYDAGQRLFGENLVQEMIEKYDQLPKDIEWHLIGHLQTNKVKYIAPFVSMIQSVDSLKLLQEINKHAEKAGRVIDCLLQIYIADEETKYGLGFDEAIELLRSEEYATLKNIRIRGLMGIATNTDNEKQIKEEYYELNTFFEGIKLSYFRKEESFDILSMGMSSDYKLAIEQGSNMVRLGSTIFGGRVIKHWKNN
- a CDS encoding DUF3298 and DUF4163 domain-containing protein translates to MKNLCLLFFIALGLSSCQWGVPKKTPEKPVDTLHYVYKVIKARAADCGTKADSACTVVKVNYPVFDSAKALNDTIVNKLTVMFAMDGKADSSLELMTKNFLKSYDDFKKTDPRTGMFFTLDDSVKVIHQDSSLAALQVSGYSYQGGAHGGSFTGFINWDTKAGKNLKLDDVFISGYHDKLTTVAEKIFRKNEKLSDTASLKDNYFFKDDKFALNENFSITPFGIKFLYNQYEIKPYAAGITELFIPYTQIKSLLQPNTVVSQFIK
- a CDS encoding aspartate kinase; the encoded protein is MLVFKFGGASVKDAAGVINLANVVKQYTDKQLLIVVSAMGKTTNALEKLTKAYMDQADDMHDIFNEIKEYHYNILGGLFEPRHPVFDEVANTFVEIDWAIEDEPHDSYDFVYDQIVSIGELVSTRIVNAYLNQAGLKSKWLDVRGYVHTDNTYREGIVEWEKTKASISKDLPGLLEKSIVVTQGFLGGTSENFTTTLGREGSDYTASIFAACLSAESVTAWKDVPGILNADPRYFTDTVKFEELSYTEAIEMTYYGASVIHPKTIKPLQNAKIPLLVKPFTNPSASGTVIKEDGHNQFTKPVIILKQNQILLSVSGKDYSFITEDHLSDVFRLFAQNNIKVNVMQTSALSFSVCFDLNEERFEKLLTGLKQDFKVKYNNGLTLITVRHDGVNAIKELTEGKTVLLEQISRNTIQVVVR
- a CDS encoding acyl-CoA thioesterase — its product is MTTEERIKEAESRIFKTVFPSDTNHYDTLFGGSAMAMMDEVAFITATRFTRKRMVTVSSDRIDFKRPIPAGTIIELVGNISHIGNTSLKVSVEIFIEEMYSFVREKAITGTFTFVAIDEHKHPINVL
- a CDS encoding YitT family protein produces the protein MKVINIIRDSANIGIGILSAAFGLKGFLLSSHFIDGGATGVSMLISDITFLPISILIFVINVPFLWLGYRKLGLWFAIKSTIAIALLSLCLAVVKFPDVTHDKLLTAVFGGVFIGMGSGLAMRGGAVLDGTEIAAVLVSKKTQLLKVSDFILLLNVLIFGIAASVLGVEPAMYSILTYMAAAKMIDFLLNGIEQYSGITVISTKSDAIRRAITVTLGRGVTIYQGKSGYGKDGHVNDPRDIVFTVATRLEIPSLKQTILRIDPKAFIVQQSIDDTTGGLLKRKKLH
- a CDS encoding GNAT family N-acetyltransferase, giving the protein MSNTENKIESHPLQGAGEVIIREAIQADCPRLMELVHELALYEKAPEEVTVTLQHFEDAGFGPNPVWKAFVAEVDGIVVGFAVYYVRYSTWKGSRMYLEDLIVTEDMRGKKIGKMLFDRLIQEAKERGFSGMVWQVLDWNEPAINFYNKYGANIEAGWLNASLSREQLLNY
- a CDS encoding DUF4296 domain-containing protein, which codes for MHKYITLFFSAALFLCACNGKSVPGDVLKPAAMAEVLTEMHIIDGTLYNATQVPDSLYKYGAGKYVAMFQRLHTDTAHFNKSMRYYATQPDKLLAIYDQVDIKIKNKTDSLNKVQLEQSKAAHRADSLKNLNIKTKTDSAKKPVPHENPAARRADSLENLKTKPKTDPAKKLDLRKRKAKHIADSLRNLKS
- a CDS encoding DUF6756 family protein, which codes for MGEVTIEIEAAIAELKLDKSIISKIDPQYNSLLYFELLAFFVKGNDRRWWWEAFKSSFSFKRLDYPPNSFSEIIPDLTRKVWLMIEDDQEPFYPIYDVDPNYICNILNECFGFEYYIIDKDYKWLLCENHHGSLIGIGDLLKEHNLSLIV